The DNA window TGTGGATGATGCCGTTTTTGTCGTTACGGTAACGAACCTGACCTGCTTTCGCGTTTTTAACCGCTTCAGCAACGTTCGGAGTTACGGTACCCACTTTCGGGTTCGGCATCAGGCCACGCGGACCCAGAACCTGACCCAGCTGGCCAACAACGCGCATTGCATCCGGGGAAGCAATAACAACGTCAAAGTTCATTTCGCCTTTTTTGATCTGCTCAGCCAGATCTTCCATACCTACCAGCTCAGCGCCTGCAGCTTTAGCAGCTTCAGCGTTTGCGCCCTGGGTAAATACGGCTACGCGAACGGAACGGCCAGTACCGTGCGGCAGTACAGTTGCGCCACGGACGTTCTGGTCAGATTTACGCGCGTCGATGCCGAGGTTAACGGCAACGTCTACGCTTTCGGTAAATTTAGCGGTGGCCAGCTCTTTCAGCAGAGCGATGGCTTCGTTGATGTCGTACTGTTTAGTTGCATCAACTTTCTCACGGATCACGCGCATGCGCTTGGTCAGTTTAGCCATTTCTTAGTCCTCCACTACCAGGCCCATGGAACGTGCAGTACCTTCGATGGAGCGAGTCATCGCTTCAATGTCGGCACCAGTCATGTCGGCAGCTTTGGTCTGCGCGATTTCCTGCAGCTGAGCGCGGGAGATTTTACCCACTTTATCTTTGTTCGGCTTACCGGAACCAGACTTGATGCCTGCAGCTTTCTTCAGCAGAACAGCAGCCGGCGGAGTCT is part of the Klebsiella quasipneumoniae subsp. quasipneumoniae genome and encodes:
- the rplA gene encoding 50S ribosomal protein L1; this encodes MAKLTKRMRVIREKVDATKQYDINEAIALLKELATAKFTESVDVAVNLGIDARKSDQNVRGATVLPHGTGRSVRVAVFTQGANAEAAKAAGAELVGMEDLAEQIKKGEMNFDVVIASPDAMRVVGQLGQVLGPRGLMPNPKVGTVTPNVAEAVKNAKAGQVRYRNDKNGIIHTTIGKVDFDADKLKENLEALLVALKKAKPTQAKGVYIKKVSISTTMGAGVAVDQAGLNASAN
- the rplK gene encoding 50S ribosomal protein L11, which gives rise to MAKKVQAYVKLQVAAGMANPSPPVGPALGQQGVNIMEFCKAFNAKTDSLEKGLPIPVVITVYADRSFTFVTKTPPAAVLLKKAAGIKSGSGKPNKDKVGKISRAQLQEIAQTKAADMTGADIEAMTRSIEGTARSMGLVVED